The following nucleotide sequence is from Ferruginibacter lapsinanis.
AAACCGCGTTTATAACAGAAATGGGTTATGAATTAATTGAGAATAGAGGGAATTCGGAAAAATGCAGTGCTTTGTTCTCGCATCAAGTGAAAAAATTTCAACTTTGGAATCCTACTATTAAGGAGAAATATAGAGATTACAAAATTAGACCTTATTATTTACTCTTAGAAGTACTAGGAAAACTTCCTGATCGTTGGTTTTCTAAAATTGAGTATGCATTGTTTATTACAAAAATTAAGAGCCATAATGAAAGGATAATAGCAGATCAGATAGAATTTATTAAGCAATGGCGAGAACTATCCCCGGAAGAACAACAAAAATTTATTGATGAGCTTAATTTTATTGATAAAAAGAAGTTTAGGAGAAGACCTCGGACAAATTTTAATAGGTTATTGGATTCAGCGTCCAAAGAGATAGATTGTTATGGGTATGGAGGGTTGATTGAAAAAGGAGAAGGGTTATATCAAGGGAAATATATTTTGGCTGATTATGATAAAGCTATGAATGAGCTGAATCTTTTTTCTACTGGAGCAAGATTTATAGAATTTGAAAAAAAGTTAGACTGGATAGCTCATTTGGGTTCTAAACAAGGGCTTTCAATAGATGATATTTTAGATTTGTATTTGGCAAATGGGGTTTCACTAGAATTTATTAATGATGAGTTTAAAAACAATCAATCCTTAAAAGATTCAATTCAAGACAAGATTTATGAGAAAGAAATAGAAGAATACTATGTAAACAATATTAAAGAAATACATAAAGACCTAGAAGTACTTACTAAGCCAACCTATGGTCGACAATATAGCACTCATATTGGTCCAATTGATATTTTATGTTTTGATGTTATTACAAATGAGTATGTGATTTGTGAGTTAAAAAGAGGGCAAACAAGCGATGAAACTGTAGGGCAATTATTAAGATACATGGGCTGGGTGAAAAAGCATTTAGTTTTTGATGGAAAGAATGTTCGAGGAATTCTTGTTGGAGCTGATTTTAATGAAAAAATTGATTATTCGTTACTTGGAATGCAAAATAGTGAAGTTGATAAAATAATTGGAAAATTTAATCATCCATTTAATGATAATAATAGACCTCCTCAAATAAAAAAGCGTAATAAGAATTAAGAAATATAAAATTTGATCATTGTTTTTATATGAATAATAAAAATGTCATACCAACAATAAGAGAATACTTGGTTAGAAATGGGTGGGATGAAATTAATAGCAATTTGTATATTATTGATCAATTAAATTTGTCTATTAAGTTTAGCTCAGAAGGGCAATTTGATTTTTATGTAAACAATGAAATAGATAAATATCCTCCTTTGGATATTTATATGCATTCTTTGTCTGTTTTTAGTGATATTGAGACTTACAATAAAACTCTCAGGCTAATACAAATAATAAAAGATAGGGGATTTACAGTCGTTTATGATTCAGGTAGCTTTGAATGGAAAGATGACAACAATAAAATTATTGAAGAGAATATTAACGGTTATATTATTCAATCATTTGAAAAATATTATAATTATGCTTCAACTGGAATTAACTTATTTAGAATATTCAAGAAAAATGATATTGACATTGCTTTAATTTCAAAAGGTTATTTGGAAGTTTGTTATTTTTCTACCGATGGTTTTTTAGGGGGGGATGGCATGTTTAGCGGAGATGATATTCTTGAATCTATTTTGTTTGAATTAGCATTATTGCTAAATCCTCTGTTTTATCATGATAAAAATAAACATTGCCTTAATTTATCCCCTGCCACAAAAAATGAAATATATAAATTAAACAAAGATTATTTTGATAATTATTAATAATAAATTAAAATTTATGAAAAGCTCATTTTTATTTATTATATGTTTAGCAGTTGTTTTGGTTGGTAAAGCACAAAAAACTGATAGTGTAAATAGGGAGTATCATATCAAGTATGAAGTTTTAACTGTATGTCGTCAAATCAAAGTGAACTTTCTCTTAGAGAGTGTTTCGTGATTTAAAGATACTTTTTATTTTTAGTTTTATAGTGTACAGATGTATGTCGTCAAATCAAAGTGAACTTTCTCTTAGAGAGTGTTTCGTGATTTAAAGATACTTTTTATTTTTAGTTTTATAGTGTACAGATTAAAATTAAGATGCTATTTTTTGTCTTAAATAATTTTGCCTTCTTCTTTGAAGCGTTAGCATTTTTATTCTTTGCCTGTATTTAAAAATCTCTTCTTGCCTTCCGTAATAAACATCTGCCGGTGTGACATTCCCAAGAGACTCATGATAGCGTTCATGATTATAGTAGTGTACAAAAGCCGTTAATGATGCTTCCAGTTCTTCAGGGCAGTAGTAATTATCCAACTTAACAACGTTTTTCATTGACCGATGATAACGTTCAATTTTCCCTTGTGTTTGCGGATGATTGGGCCTGCCATGTAAAAGTTTCATTTTCTTGTTTTGTAAAAAGATTTTGAGTTCTGATGCGATATAGCAAGCTCCATTGTCCGATAATAACTTTGGCCTGAACTCATTTGGCAACTCTGAAGCCTCCAGGGCTCTATTAACTGTTCGTTGTACATCCTCTGTTTTCATTGTCTTACAGAGTTCCCAATGAACAATAAAACGGCTGTAATCATCCAGTACTGTACTCAGATAATACCATCCCCATCCCAATATCTTGAAGTAAGTAAAATCTGTTTGCCACATTTCATGAACAAAGCAGGTCTTTTGACTAAATTCATTTCCTGCTGCTAACAAAATATGTGAAGGGCTGGTGATTAACCCTTTGGCCTTCAAAATCCGGTACACGCTGGATTCTGATATGAATATTCCTTTTACATCACTGAGTTTACAGGATAATTCTCTGGGTGATAACTCGGCATATTCCAGCGCAATCTCCACTACAAGATTCTTTTCAGACTGTGGTATCGTATTCCAGCGTTGCCGGGTAGCACGTTTTGATTCAAGGCCATTAGCACCCTTATCCAAATAAGCTTTGTACCAATTGTAAAACGTACTCTTGTTGATCCCCAACTGTACCAAAGTTCTGTTTACTCCCAGTTCTGAACGTTCAACCAATTGAATGATTTCCTCCTTTTCTGCTACTGATAATCTCATACGACGTTGATATTTTTCGCTTACTCCAAGATGGTTAAGCTTTTTTTTACAATGTCATAGCGGAGCATCAGATCAGCTACCATTTCTTTTAACCTTTGATTCTCTTTACGTAGTTCAGTTACTTCGTCACTAGTAGCTTCACGAGTAGTATCACCATTAAGGCGTTTCTTACCTGCTTCCATGAACTCTTTATTCCATTTGTAAAACAATGCCTGGTTAATCCCATGTTTACGACATATCTCTGCGGTAGAGCTTTCACCTCGTAGTGCTTCCATAACTATAAGGATCTTTTGTTCGGAGGTGAACAATCGCCTAGTCCTGCGACGGATGTCTTTAATGAAGTTTTCTGTGGACTGTTTTTGTTTCTTTTCCATGTTATTCTATTTTAATGATGAACAATGGAAATACTCTCTAAAATTAACTTATTTTTAGTCCAGTTTTAGCTGACGATTTACAAATAGAAGTATTATATTAATTTCACTATTATAATATGAAGTAGGTGTTTTGAATTGACCAATACAGTGTTTATAACACTAGTTTTACATCGAAGGAAATTTGAAGAGATATAATTAATTGATTTTAACTCAGGTATTAAAAATAGTAACGACCCTAACTCGGTCACAAAGAACAAAAAAGGGGTTTCATATATATAAAACCCCTTTTTTGTTCTTTGTAAATTATTTTCATCAATACAAATTATTGCAATGTTGCCAACAAAGCTTTTGCTTTGGTCATTTGTAATGATACTATGTAATAATATACCTGATTTAATTTGGCCAAAGCTGTAGCATTACCTGCATAGCTTTTACGTAGTTGATATAATGTATAAACAGCTTCAAGATCGGCTTGCGCTAAACTTGTTACTCCTAATGTTTGTTGTAATGTAGTTAAAAGAGAATAGCCAAATCCTCCATCAGCTGTGGTAGTGGGTTCAATCATCGTGCCTTCTCCATAGTCATTCCAGGTAGGCAATTGGATGTATTGATCAGCTTGTTGTATTGCAAGGTTAAGTGTAGTTTGAAAATTTGATGTTCCGTTTGCAGCT
It contains:
- a CDS encoding endonuclease NucS domain-containing protein, whose product is MTLEDYKIWYTIDEGHWYVSKVKQYKPSAIQKFAKGLAIIANVINAEKDSEMYKGYFLFKPKEENKLFPEEKKILIDEYSVLFICLNFLLENLLDQSHLEATNFEKFQEFSTIQREFLEGKNYEYFINKYTKKYLTDELSVYYRNFKSWLGKFGFYGEYENKTAFITEMGYELIENRGNSEKCSALFSHQVKKFQLWNPTIKEKYRDYKIRPYYLLLEVLGKLPDRWFSKIEYALFITKIKSHNERIIADQIEFIKQWRELSPEEQQKFIDELNFIDKKKFRRRPRTNFNRLLDSASKEIDCYGYGGLIEKGEGLYQGKYILADYDKAMNELNLFSTGARFIEFEKKLDWIAHLGSKQGLSIDDILDLYLANGVSLEFINDEFKNNQSLKDSIQDKIYEKEIEEYYVNNIKEIHKDLEVLTKPTYGRQYSTHIGPIDILCFDVITNEYVICELKRGQTSDETVGQLLRYMGWVKKHLVFDGKNVRGILVGADFNEKIDYSLLGMQNSEVDKIIGKFNHPFNDNNRPPQIKKRNKN
- a CDS encoding IS3 family transposase (programmed frameshift), with the protein product MEKKQKQSTENFIKDIRRRTRRLFTSEQKILIVMEALRGESSTAEICRKHGINQALFYKWNKEFMEAGKKRLNGDTTREATSDEVTELRKENQRLKEMVADLMLRYDIVKKSNHLGVSEKYQRRMRLSVAEKEEIIQLVERSELGVNRTLVQLGINKSTFYNWYKAYLDKGANGLESKRATRQRWNTIPQSEKNLVVEIALEYAELSPRELSCKLSDVKGIFISESSVYRILKAKGLITSPSHILLAAGNEFSQKTCFVHEMWQTDFTYFKILGWGWYYLSTVLDDYSRFIVHWELCKTMKTEDVQRTVNRALEASELPNEFRPKLLSDNGACYIASELKIFLQNKKMKLLHGRPNHPQTQGKIERYHRSMKNVVKLDNYYCPEELEASLTAFVHYYNHERYHESLGNVTPADVYYGRQEEIFKYRQRIKMLTLQRRRQNYLRQKIAS